A single genomic interval of Falco naumanni isolate bFalNau1 chromosome 11, bFalNau1.pat, whole genome shotgun sequence harbors:
- the RPAP2 gene encoding putative RNA polymerase II subunit B1 CTD phosphatase RPAP2 isoform X2, giving the protein MRKKIESEKKALYIVEQLLEENITEEFLLNSGKFITPSHYKDIVDERSIIKLCGYPLCQNKLENVPKQKYRISTKTNRVYDITERKCFCSNFCYRASKYFEAQISKSPVWMREEEKPPDIELLKEGQSGQSGEEVTLRDEVIKASDIENPRISSNPCESGSHDAASDSSSDTEQEFVSSVVQGSQSSSASLAQQLHRNSILKKKQAQKVCSSPKTEESDVVEATELLSNCKLDAQEEIRACSVHDKITAMPSKTTTLGKSSASENCEDICGSQIVFLGVSKRGAEHLKRTLANSKDYKKPEVRHPVNSKGSLLEVLKQTLTEWRTEETLKFLYGPNYTSLCSSESISTANQENEELDEDDLDTADDLNTVAVGESKNSLNCSLPFTGPGGIVKPVPSYEKLKEETEFLELRVKEFYKGKYILAEEAVTHAEEHPSKERDDQQEDFTFPLVDSNAQMQIRKRIVLDKLRKVLPAVLGPLQISPADVYTELKNLVKTFRLTNRNIIHKMPEWTLIAIVLLSVLSQITPLFKNTKTSPMYTQFLTTLLEELHFTNEDLESLTRIFRKDCLLEQIR; this is encoded by the exons ATGAGAAAGAAGATTGAATCTGAGAAAAAAGCATTGTATATTGTTGAACAACTCCTGGAAGAGAATATTACTGAAGAGTTTCTTCTGAATTCT GGAAAATTCATTACTCCATCTCACTATAAAGACATTGTTGATGAACGGTCTATCATCAAGCTATGTGGATATCCTCTATGtcaaaataaactggaaaat GTGCCAAAACAGAAGTACAGAATTTCAACAAAAACGAACAGAGTTTATGATATCACTGAAAGAAAG TGCTTTTGCAGCAACTTCTGCTATAGAGCATCTAAATATTTTGAAGCTCAAATTTCCAAAAGTCCAGTATGGatgagagaagaagaaaa ACCACCAGACATAGAGCTGCTGAAGGAGGGACAGAG TGgacagtctggagaagaggtgACACTACGTGATGAAGTAATTAAAGCATCTGACATTGAAAATCCTAGGATATCTTCAAATCCATGTGAATCTGGTTCTCATGATGCAGCCAGTGACAGTAGTAGTGATACTGAACaagaatttgtttcttctgtcGTACAAGGAAGTCAGTCAAGTTCAGCCAGTCTTGCACAGCAattgcacagaaacagcatcCTCAAAAAGAAGCAGGCTCAGAAAGTCTGTTCCAGCCCTAAAACAGAAGAGTCAGATGTGGTAGAAGCCACTGAACTACTGTCTAATTGTAAATTAGATGCTCAAGAAGAAATACGTGCTTGCTCTGTTCACGATAAAATAACTGCAATGCCTTCAAAAACTACTACTCTGGGGAAATCAAGTGCTTCAGAAAACTGTGAAGATATTTGTGGTTCACAGATAGTTTTTCTAGGTGTGAGCAAAAGAGGGGCAGAACATCTTAAAAGAACACTCGCTAACTCAAAAGACTATAAAAAACCTGAGGTGAGGCATCCAGTTAATTCCAAAGGAAGTTTATTAGAAGTGCTTAAGCAAACACTTACGGAATGGAGAACTGaggaaactttaaaatttcTCTATGGCCCAAACTATACTTCTTTGTGTTCATCAGAGAGCATTTCAACTGCCAACCAGGAGAACGAAGAACTTGATGAGGATGACTTAGATACGGCTGATGATCTTAACACTGTTGCTGTAGGGGAGTCTAAAAACAGTTTGAACTGTTCTTTACCTTTCACAGGCCCAGGTGGAATAGTTAAGCCTGTGCCTAGTTACGAAaagttaaaagaagaaacagagttTCTAGAACTCAGAGTAAAAGAGTTCTATAAAGGAAAGTACATCTTGGCTGAAGAGGCAGTAACACATGCAGAGGAGCATCCAAGCAAAGAAAGA GATGATCAACAGGAAGATTTCACCTTCCCACTTGTTGATTCGAATGCACAAATGCAGATTAGAAAGCGAATTGTACTTGACAAACTGAGAAAAGT ATTACCTGCAGTTTTGGGCCCTCTTCAGATTTCGCCAGCTGATGTTTACACAGAGCTAAAAAATCTTGTCAAAACTTTCCG gttaacaaacagaaatattattcACAAAATGCCTGAATGGACTCTAATTGCTATTGTCTTGTTATCTGT
- the RPAP2 gene encoding putative RNA polymerase II subunit B1 CTD phosphatase RPAP2 isoform X1: protein MAGRKPPGGAQGRLGRRHAGNKLSAALKNEDAAQRKAALAAAMRKKIESEKKALYIVEQLLEENITEEFLLNSGKFITPSHYKDIVDERSIIKLCGYPLCQNKLENVPKQKYRISTKTNRVYDITERKCFCSNFCYRASKYFEAQISKSPVWMREEEKPPDIELLKEGQSGQSGEEVTLRDEVIKASDIENPRISSNPCESGSHDAASDSSSDTEQEFVSSVVQGSQSSSASLAQQLHRNSILKKKQAQKVCSSPKTEESDVVEATELLSNCKLDAQEEIRACSVHDKITAMPSKTTTLGKSSASENCEDICGSQIVFLGVSKRGAEHLKRTLANSKDYKKPEVRHPVNSKGSLLEVLKQTLTEWRTEETLKFLYGPNYTSLCSSESISTANQENEELDEDDLDTADDLNTVAVGESKNSLNCSLPFTGPGGIVKPVPSYEKLKEETEFLELRVKEFYKGKYILAEEAVTHAEEHPSKERDDQQEDFTFPLVDSNAQMQIRKRIVLDKLRKVLPAVLGPLQISPADVYTELKNLVKTFRLTNRNIIHKMPEWTLIAIVLLSVLSQITPLFKNTKTSPMYTQFLTTLLEELHFTNEDLESLTRIFRKDCLLEQIR, encoded by the exons ATGGCGGGCAGGAAGCCGCCGGGCGGCGCGCAGGGGAGGCTCGGCCGGCGGCACGCAG gGAATAAACTTTCAGCTGCTCTGAAGAATGAAGATGCTGCTCAAAG gaaggcagctctggcagctgctATGAGAAAGAAGATTGAATCTGAGAAAAAAGCATTGTATATTGTTGAACAACTCCTGGAAGAGAATATTACTGAAGAGTTTCTTCTGAATTCT GGAAAATTCATTACTCCATCTCACTATAAAGACATTGTTGATGAACGGTCTATCATCAAGCTATGTGGATATCCTCTATGtcaaaataaactggaaaat GTGCCAAAACAGAAGTACAGAATTTCAACAAAAACGAACAGAGTTTATGATATCACTGAAAGAAAG TGCTTTTGCAGCAACTTCTGCTATAGAGCATCTAAATATTTTGAAGCTCAAATTTCCAAAAGTCCAGTATGGatgagagaagaagaaaa ACCACCAGACATAGAGCTGCTGAAGGAGGGACAGAG TGgacagtctggagaagaggtgACACTACGTGATGAAGTAATTAAAGCATCTGACATTGAAAATCCTAGGATATCTTCAAATCCATGTGAATCTGGTTCTCATGATGCAGCCAGTGACAGTAGTAGTGATACTGAACaagaatttgtttcttctgtcGTACAAGGAAGTCAGTCAAGTTCAGCCAGTCTTGCACAGCAattgcacagaaacagcatcCTCAAAAAGAAGCAGGCTCAGAAAGTCTGTTCCAGCCCTAAAACAGAAGAGTCAGATGTGGTAGAAGCCACTGAACTACTGTCTAATTGTAAATTAGATGCTCAAGAAGAAATACGTGCTTGCTCTGTTCACGATAAAATAACTGCAATGCCTTCAAAAACTACTACTCTGGGGAAATCAAGTGCTTCAGAAAACTGTGAAGATATTTGTGGTTCACAGATAGTTTTTCTAGGTGTGAGCAAAAGAGGGGCAGAACATCTTAAAAGAACACTCGCTAACTCAAAAGACTATAAAAAACCTGAGGTGAGGCATCCAGTTAATTCCAAAGGAAGTTTATTAGAAGTGCTTAAGCAAACACTTACGGAATGGAGAACTGaggaaactttaaaatttcTCTATGGCCCAAACTATACTTCTTTGTGTTCATCAGAGAGCATTTCAACTGCCAACCAGGAGAACGAAGAACTTGATGAGGATGACTTAGATACGGCTGATGATCTTAACACTGTTGCTGTAGGGGAGTCTAAAAACAGTTTGAACTGTTCTTTACCTTTCACAGGCCCAGGTGGAATAGTTAAGCCTGTGCCTAGTTACGAAaagttaaaagaagaaacagagttTCTAGAACTCAGAGTAAAAGAGTTCTATAAAGGAAAGTACATCTTGGCTGAAGAGGCAGTAACACATGCAGAGGAGCATCCAAGCAAAGAAAGA GATGATCAACAGGAAGATTTCACCTTCCCACTTGTTGATTCGAATGCACAAATGCAGATTAGAAAGCGAATTGTACTTGACAAACTGAGAAAAGT ATTACCTGCAGTTTTGGGCCCTCTTCAGATTTCGCCAGCTGATGTTTACACAGAGCTAAAAAATCTTGTCAAAACTTTCCG gttaacaaacagaaatattattcACAAAATGCCTGAATGGACTCTAATTGCTATTGTCTTGTTATCTGT